The Humulus lupulus chromosome 3, drHumLupu1.1, whole genome shotgun sequence genome window below encodes:
- the LOC133821836 gene encoding single-stranded DNA-binding protein WHY2, mitochondrial, producing MMMKLSRLLLSSRNQISRNIINGKDGNPRNGLPSFTFTSRAGISTSGQNINIKGFAAPYTVYKGKAALSVNPILPTFTKLDSGIHVVERRGCMMLKFTPAIGERKYDWEKRQMFALSPTEVGSLISLGPNDSCEFFHDPSMLSSNAGQVRKSLTIRPHSNGGGYMISLTVVNNILKSKDNISVPFTTAEFIVVKTACSYALPHILGWDRMTDKVAKDIPGRRTADIKFDRPQFLDSEWDK from the exons ATGATGATGAAGCTTTCTCGTCTTCTGTTATCTTCAAG GAATCAGATATCTAGAAACATAATAAATGGGAAGGATGGCAACCCAAGAAATGGGTTACCGTCGTTTACTTTCACTTCTCGTGCTGGAATTTCAACTTCGGGGCAGAACATTAACATTAAAG GCTTTGCAGCTCCATACACTGTTTATAAGGGAAAAGCTGCATTGTCTGTGAATCCCATTCTCCCAACATTTACTAAACTGGAT TCTGGAATTCATGTGGTTGAACGCCGCGGTTGCATGATGTTGAAGTTCACTCCTGCCATTGGTGAGCGCAAGTACGATTGGGAGAAGAGACAG ATGTTTGCTTTGAGCCCGACAGAGGTTGGATCTTTGATAAGCTTGGGTCCCAATGATTCCTGTGAATTCTTCCATGATCCTTCGATGTTATCGAG TAATGCTGGACAAGTGAGGAAGAGTTTGACAATCAGGCCTCATTCGAATGGCGGTGGCTATATGATTTCTTTGA CCGTTGTCAACAACATCCTAAAATCCAAGGATAATATCAGTGTTCCATTCACAACTGCTGAATTTATAGTTGTGAAGACAGCTTGCAGT TACGCGCTGCCTCACATATTGGGTTGGGATCGGATGACAGACAAGGTGGCGAAGGACATTCCAGGAAGGCGTACAGCTGACATTAAGTTTGATCGGCCACAATTTTTGGATTCGGAGTGGGACAAATGA
- the LOC133821837 gene encoding vacuolar-sorting protein BRO1 has product MAAPSSSAATTNIMLALYEKKTTQIDLYRPFRNYIAFNYSDREAQNLEDDLQTLKELRSEVERQSDPSHTARRDLLQNYYKALCLVETRFPISPDKDHVNSVTFVWHDTFKNKQKASQQNIHLEKAAILFNLGAVYSQIGLSYDRSTVDGRRQASHAFIAAAGAFVFLRDNAAPKASIGGSTTVDLSVECAGMLERLMLAQAQECVFENTIAKGSTPGVCAKISRQVGLYYEEAFAALNAAPLNQHFDKGWISHVQLKASLFYAEACYRCSLELHEKEEIAEEIARLKSGIAALSEVKKSSKGAPAQLLEAVIKLEASLNRNLERAMKENDRVYLMRVPSPSSLPPLPAFSMVKPMAMSEVLDASKEKMFASLVPDNSAKALSRYTEMVDDIIRTQAEKLQQASELTRVRLKEMDLPESILALEGNFTLPTDLKEDVEAVQICGGPAGLEGELQQLKDLRRVNQEMLVQVEELLQKEAREDGQFRSQFGSRWTRPQSSTLTKNLQDRLNRFAANLKQATDSDARIERSVREHLALMSILDRRPIESALPTLARPIMSLDANEDAILGALKQSLRQLETLGAERAVLEDMLKDMKRKDDILPKLMTSTGSFEDLYRKEIAKYDQICEDIAHNIDAQEQLLLQIQAQNEDFAAIFNLEDYKASREKCYKQIQAAIAKFREIKDNINEGLKFYVTLQDAITNVKQQCSDFVMTRNIQCREMIEDVQRQMAGLSFQDSKPTGPYNNSYPSVSHQTQRSNSQQIDPRPQAPPYYQPPEQPAMTGYGHPNPPYSSPQQPPPPYHVPPPSGAPYPPPQAQQQPPASHEYGQPAYPGWRGPYYNAHTHPQQSGSMPRPPYSVQAPYHPPPPHQGGYYKPQ; this is encoded by the exons ATGGCAGCTCCGTCGTCCTCGGCGGCCACCACCAATATCATGCTCGCTCTATACGAGAAGAAGACCACTCAAATCGACCTTTACCGTCCTTTCCGTAACTACATCGCCTTCAACTACTCCGACCGCGAGGCCCAAAACCTCGAAGACGATCTCCAAACCCTCAAGGAGCTTCGCTCCGAGGTCGAGCGCCAATCCGACCCTTCCCACACCGCCCGACGTGACCTCCTTCAGAATTATTACAAAGCCCTCTGCCTCGTCGAGACTCGATTCCCAATCTCGCCTGACAAGGATCACGTCAACTCCGTCACTTTCGTCTGGCATGACACCTTCAAGAACAAGCAGAAAGCTTCGCAGCAGAACATTCATCTCGAGAAGGCCGCTATCTTGTTCAATTTGGGCGCCGTTTATAGTCAGATTGGGTTGTCGTATGATCGGTCTACTGTCGATGGACGGAGACAGGCGTCGCACGCGTTCATTGCAGCGGCTGGTGCTTTCGTTTTCTTGAGGGATAATGCGGCTCCCAAGGCCTCGATCGGGGGCTCCACGACTGTGGACTTGTCGGTGGAGTGTGCTGGGATGTTGGAGAGGTTGATGCTGGCCCAGGCCCAGGAGTGCGTTTTTGAGAACACCATTGCTAAGGGGAGTACCCCAGGAGTATGCGCTAAGATCTCTAGGCAG GTAGGGTTGTATTATGAGGAGGCTTTTGCGGCTCTGAATGCTGCACCTCTGAACCAGCATTTTGACAAGGGCTGGATATCTCACGTGCAGCTAAAGGCATCTTTGTTTTATGCTGAAGCCTGCTATAGGTGTAGTTTGGAGTTGCATGAGAAAGAAGAGATTGCAGAGGAAATAGCTCGGCTGAAGAGTGGGATCGCTGCACTGTCTGAGGTTAAGAAATCTTCAAAAGGGGCTCCTGCACAGCTTCTGGAAGCAGTTATCAAGTTAGAGGCCAGTCTCAATCGCAACCTGGAGAGGGCCATGAAGGAGAATGACAGAGTTTACCTCATGAGGGTCCCTTCCCCTAGTTCCTTACCCCCTCTTCCAGCATTTTCCATGGTGAAGCCAATGGCAATGAGTGAAGTGTTGGACGCTAGCAAGGAAAAAATGTTTGCTAGTCTTGTCCCAGACAATAGTGCAAAAGCTCTTTCTAGGTACACTGAAATGGTGGATGATATTATAAGAACACAGGCAGAAAAGTTGCAGCAAGCTAGTGAGCTAACCCGGGTAAGGCTCAAGGAAATGGATCTACCAGAATCCATTCTTGCTTTGGAAGGAAATTTCACTCTCCCTACAGATCTGAAAGAAGATGTGGAGGCAGTTCAGATTTGTGGGGGTCCAGCTGGTTTGGAAGGTGAATTACAACAGCTCAAAGATTTGAGACGGGTGAATCAGGAAATGCTGGTTCAGGTTGAGGAGCTCCTGCAGAAAGAGGCAAGAGAAGATGGTCAGTTTAGAAGCCAATTTGGATCACGGTGGACTAGGCCTCAATCCAGCACGCTTACAAAGAATTTGCAGGATAGGTTAAATAGGTTTGCAGCCAATTTGAAACAAGCTACAGATAGCGATGCTCGGATTGAGCGCTCAGTGAGGGAACATTTAGCTCTGATGTCTATTCTTGATCGCCGTCCG ATTGAATCTGCACTCCCCACTCTAGCAAGGCCAATAATGTCTTTGGATGCTAATGAAGATGCTATTCTGGGGGCGCTGAAGCAGAGCTTG AGGCAGTTAGAAACACTTGGTGCTGAACGGGCTGTTCTTGAAGACATGCTTAAAGATATGAAGAGGAAG GATGATATATTACCAAAGTTAATGACATCAACGGGCTCCTTTGAGGACCTTTACAGGAAGGAGATAGCAAAGTATGATCAAATATGTGAAGATATTGCCCATAATATCGATGCACAAGAACAATTATTGCTGCAAATCCAG GCCCAAAATGAGGACTTTGCTGCCATCTTTAATCTAGAAGATTACAAAG CATCTCGTGAGAAATGTTACAAGCAGATTCAAGCTGCTATTGCAAAGTTCCGAGAAATTAAGGACAACATCAACGAGGGTTTAAAGTTTTACGTCACTCTTCAg GACGCAATCACGAACGTGAAACAGCAGTGCAGTGACTTCGTAATGACTAGAAATATCCAGTGCCGGGAAATGATCGAAGATGTCCAGAGGCAAATGGCAGGTCTCTCCTTCCAGGACTCTAAACCCACAGGTccatacaacaacagctaccctTCAGTGAGCCACCAAACTCAGAGATCAAATTCACAGCAAATCGACCCACGTCCCCAAGCACCACCTTATTACCAGCCTCCCGAGCAGCCAGCCATGACTGGATACGGTCACCCAAATCCTCCCTATAGCTCACCGCAGCAGCCACCGCCCCCTTACCATGTTCCACCTCCCTCTGGAGCTCCCTACCCGCCTCCACAGGCCCAACAGCAGCCTCCTGCTAGCCATGAGTACGGCCAACCCGCATACCCTGGGTGGCGGGGTCCATACTACAACGCTCACACTCACCCACAACAGTCTGGTTCTATGCCTCGACCTCCTTACTCGGTTCAAGCGCCGTACCACCCCCCGCCCCCTCACCAAGGCGGCTACTATAAGCCACAATGA